One segment of Triticum aestivum cultivar Chinese Spring chromosome 2A, IWGSC CS RefSeq v2.1, whole genome shotgun sequence DNA contains the following:
- the LOC123188394 gene encoding glycerol-3-phosphate acyltransferase 9 has protein sequence MASSLDAPNLDDYLTADSLPQEPPRSLTLRDLLDISPVLTEAAGAIVDDSFTRCFKSNSPEPWNWNIYLFPLWCLGVVIRYGLLFPLRFLTLILGWMAFFTAFFPVRFLMNGKNRLKSKIERKLVEMMCSVFVASWTGVIKYHGPRPSSRPYQVFVANHTSMIDFIILEQMTAFAVIMQKHPGWVGFIQKTILESVGCIWFNRNDLKDREVVGRKLRDHVQHPDNNPLLIFPEGTCVNNQYTVMFKKGAFELGCAVCPIAIKYNKIFVDAFWNSKKQSFTMHLVRLMTSWAVVCDVWFLEPQYLREGETAIEFTERVRDMIAARAGLKKVPWDGYLKHNRPSPKHTEEKQRMFAESVLRRLEEN, from the exons ATGGCGTCGTCGCTGGACGCGCCCAACCTCGACGATTACCTCACCGCGGACTCGCTCCCGCAGGAACCCCCCAGGAGTCTCACCCT GCGCGATCTGCTGGACATCTCGCCGGTGCTCACCGAGGCCGCGGGCGCCATCGTCGAT GATTCATTCACACGTTGCTTTAAGTCAAATTCTCCGGAGCCATGGAACTGGAACATCTATTTGTTCCCATTATGGTGCTTGGGAGTAGTCATAAGATATGGACTACTGTTTCCGCTAAG GTTCTTAACACTTATACTAGGATGGATGGCCTTCTTTACTGCCTTTTTTCCCGTGCGTTTCCTAATGAACGGGAAAAATAGGCTAAAAAGTAAAATAGAG AGAAAGCTGGTTGAAATGATGTGCAGTGTTTTTGTTGCTTCTTGGACTGGAGTGATCAAGTACCATGGACCACGCCCAAGCTCACGACCTTATCAG GTATTTGTTGCAAACCATACATCGATGATAGATTTTATTATTCTGGAGCAGATGACAGCATTTGCTGTCATCATGCAAAAGCATCCTGGATGGGTTG GATTTATTCAGAAGACTATTCTGGAAAGTGTGGGTTGCATCTGGTTTAACCGTAATGATCTCAAGGATCGTGAAGTAGTTGGAAGAAA GTTACGTGATCATGTTCAGCATCCAGACAACAACCCTCTCTTGATTTTCCCGGAAGGAACTTGTGTTAATAATCAGTACACTGTGATGTTCAAGAAG GGTGCTTTTGAGCTTGGCTGTGCTGTATGTCCAATAGCTATCAAATATAATAAAATATTTGTTGACGCCTTCTGGAATAGTAAGAA GCAATCTTTTACAATGCATTTGGTTCGTCTTATGACATCATGGGCTGTTGTTTGTGATGTTTGGTTCTTGGAACCTCAGTATCTCAGGGAAGGGGAGACAGCGATAGAATTTACTGAAAG AGTGAGGGACATGATAGCTGCTCGGGCTGGTCTTAAGAAGGTTCCATGGGATGGCTATCTGAAACATAACCGCCCTAGTCCAAAACATACTGAGGAAAA GCAGCGCATGTTTGCTGAATCTGTGTTGAGGAGACTAGAGGAAAACTAA
- the LOC123188395 gene encoding NDR1/HIN1-like protein 26 produces MWTYKTPHASIRITYTNQRQEQRRRRSTDRPAMPRNYRLPSYHRQSPAIRCLNFLCAVLLTLVLIAGIILFVLWLSLRPHRPKFTLTDFSIPNVNRQSGAANLPVKLAVNEHNPNQKIGIHFEAVYGSVYYDDELIASGPVMYPFYQPPKGDTLVQGELAASGPTPTDPAWQRFASEVGAGSVGLRLVLNSTVRFQVKLWDTKEHHMKADCGFKISGDGSLHQEDRNTQCTLYF; encoded by the coding sequence ATGTGGACCTATAAAACGCCACACGCAAGCATACGCATCACGTACACCAACCAGCGTCAGGAACAGCGCCGGCGCCGCTCGACCGATCGACCAGCCATGCCGCGGAACTACCGCCTGCCGTCGTACCACCGGCAGAGCCCGGCGATCCGGTGCCTCAACTTCCTCTGCGCGGTGCTGCTCACGCTCGTCCTCATCGCCGGCATCATCCTCTTCGTGCTGTGGCTCAGCCTCCGCCCGCACCGCCCCAAGTTCAcgctcaccgacttcagcatcccCAACGTGAACCGCCAGTCGGGCGCCGCCAACCTGCCCGTCAAGTTGGCCGTCAACGAGCACAACCCCAACCAGAAGATCGGCATCCACTTCGAGGCCGTCTACGGCTCCGTCTACTACGACGACGAGCTCATCGCGTCGGGCCCCGTCATGTACCCCTTCTACCAGCCGCCCAAGGGCGACACGCTGGTGCAGGGCGAGCTGGCCGCCTCCGGCCCGACGCCCACCGACCCCGCGTGGCAGCGCTTCGCCAGCGAGGTGGGCGCCGGCAGCGTGGGGCTGCGCCTGGTGCTCAACTCCACGGTGAGGTTCCAGGTGAAGCTGTGGGACACCAAGGAGCACCACATGAAGGCCGACTGCGGGTTCAAGATCAGCGGGGACGGCAGCCTCCACCAGGAGGACAGGAACACGCAGTGCACGCTCTACTTCTAG